A stretch of Ammospiza caudacuta isolate bAmmCau1 chromosome 18, bAmmCau1.pri, whole genome shotgun sequence DNA encodes these proteins:
- the LOC131565547 gene encoding uncharacterized protein LOC131565547, translated as MLGTVTDGHCQESASALCGLQGANAAAQKPICTPAKGPTSHSHPDLHAANTSQASAEADAPQDPQPRAPRTPRTAHRASPAAPRPVGFARAAHRARSRYQAAPAGPGRRPPAVTCPPARLWAQAAGAHAVPGPGRSPRCRPPPPPPHSPGPPPARSGARRGDVTRTRGRDPRPPLRACAARAGHRAAPSPAPSPNTCLCPLPVPLPVPALVDPQPSPPVTGSAPHRAARGLTVIPGPRPCPGAACVQRPAVTAVACPGGSRGQGPRTPRSPPNPRVWIEPGAHPDSMDRAGSPS; from the exons ATGCTG GGCACAGTAACagatgggcactgccaggagagTGCCAGTGCTTTGTGTGGGCTGCAAGGTGCCAACGCAGCTGCTCAGAAGCCCATCTGCACCCCTGCCAAGGGACCCACATCCCACAGCCACCCCGACCTACATGCTGCCAACACCTCTCAAGCCTCAGCAGAGGCTGATGCTCCCCAAGACCCGCAG ccccgcgCACCGCGCACGCCCCGCACTGCGCACCGAGCATCCCCCGCCGCTCCGCGCCCCGTTGGCTTCGCCCGCGCCGCCCACCGAGCCCGGAGCCGCTACCAGGCGGCGCCCGCCGGTCCCGGGCGCCGCCCGCCCGCTGTCACCTGCCCGCCGGCGCGGCTGTGGGCACAAGCGGCGGGGGCACACGCGGTTCCCGGACCGGGTCGCTCCCCCCGGtgccgcccccccccccccccgccgcaCTCACCGGGGCCGCCGCCGGCCCGGAGCGGCGCGAGACGCGGCGACGTCACGCGCACGCGGGGCCGGGATCCCCGCCCGCCGCTCCGCGCGTGCGCCGCGCGCGCCGGGCACCGGGCGGCACCGAGCCCGGCACCGAGCCCCAACACGTGTCTCTGCCCCCTGCCCGTCCCCCTGCCGGTACCGGCACTGGTGGACCCGCAGCCCTCCCCGCCAGTTACCGGGAGCGCTCCGCACCGCGCTGCCCGCGGCCTCACCGTTATCCCCGGTCCCCGCCCCTGTCCCGGTGCTGCCTGTGTGCAGCGCCCCGCCGTCACTGCTGTCGCT TGCCCAGGTGGATCCCGCGGGCAGGGACCCAGGACCCCTCGCAGCCCCCCGAACCCGCGGGTGTGGATAGAGCCAGGAGCCCACCCTGACTCCATGGACAGAGCCGGGAGCCCGTCCTGA
- the TPST2 gene encoding protein-tyrosine sulfotransferase 2 isoform X2, which yields MGKRCPWGWTLTSRELKPPACAQESRMRVTTRRVLLLLGSVAALMVTLHLGQQVLECQQVLSERRHRLMRPENEELVMVDANHVEYRYSKDMPLIFIGGVPRSGTTLMRAMLDAHPEVRCGEETRIIPRVLAMRQAWSKSGREKMRLDEAGVTDQVLDAAMQAFILEVIAKHGEPARYLCNKDPFTLKSSVYLSRLFPNSKFLLMVRDGRASVHSMITRKVTIAGFDLNSYRDCLTKWNKAIEVMYSQCLEIGRARCLPVYYEQLVLHPEQSMQNIMRFLDISWSDSVLHHEELIGKPGGVSLSKIERSTDQVIKPVNMEALSKWIGHIPGDVLQDMAHIAPMLARLGYDPYANPPNYGHPDPLVVNNTHRVLKGDYKTPANLKGHLQVTQNTSSSH from the exons ATGGGGAAAAG ATGCCCGTGGGGTTGGACACTCACTAGCAGAGAGCTGaagcccccagcctgtgcccaggagagcaggatgcGGGTCACCACGcgcagggtgctgctgctgctgggctcgGTGGCGGCCCTGATGGTGACCCTGCACCTCGGGCAGCAAGTCCTGGAGTGCCAGCAGGTCCTGAGCGAGAGGAGGCACAGGCTGATGAGGCCGGAGAACGAGGAGCTGGTGATGGTGGACGCCAACCACGTGGAGTACCGCTACAGCAAGGACATGCCCCTGATCTTCATCGGCGGCGTCCCCCGCAGCGGCACCACGCTGATGAGGGCCATGCTGGACGCCCACCCCGAGGTGCGCTGCGGGGAGGAGACCCGCATCATCCCCCGCGTGCTGGCCATGCGCCAGGCCTGGTCCAAGTCCGGCCGCGAGAAGATGCGGCTGGACGAGGCGGGGGTGACGGACCAGGTGCTGGACGCGGCCATGCAGGCCTTCATCCTGGAAGTGATCGCCAAGCACGGCGAGCCCGCCAGGTACCTGTGCAACAAGGACCCCTTCACGCTGAAATCCTCCGTGTACCTGTCCCGGCTGTTCCCCAACTCCAAGTTCCTGCTGATGGTGCGGGACGGGCGCGCCTCGGTGCACTCCATGATCACGCGCAAGGTGACCATCGCCGGCTTCGACCTGAACAGCTACCGGGACTGCCTGACCAAGTGGAACAAGGCCATCGAGGTGATGTACTCCCAGTGCCTGGAGATCGGCCGCGCCCGCTGCCTGCCCGTCTACTACgagcagctggtgctgcaccCCGAGCAGTCCATGCAGAACATCATGAGGTTCCTGGACATCTCCTGGAGCGACTCGGTGCTGCACCACGAGGAGCTCATCGGGAAGCCCGGTGGGGTGTCCCTTTCCAA GATAGAGAGGTCAACAGACCAGGTGATCAAGCCGGTGAACATGGAGGCGTTATCCAAATGGATCGGGCACATCCCGGGGGATGTGCTGCAGGACATGGCCCACATCGCCCCCatgctggccaggctgggctaCGACCCCTACGCCAACCCCCCCAACTACGGCCACCCCGACCCCCTGGTTGTCAACAACACGCACAGG GTTTTAAAGGGAGATTATAAAACACCGGCCAATCTCAAAGGTCACCTGCAG GTGACTCAGAACACATCATCTTCTCACTAA
- the TPST2 gene encoding protein-tyrosine sulfotransferase 2 isoform X1, which yields MAALTVLFSCRCPWGWTLTSRELKPPACAQESRMRVTTRRVLLLLGSVAALMVTLHLGQQVLECQQVLSERRHRLMRPENEELVMVDANHVEYRYSKDMPLIFIGGVPRSGTTLMRAMLDAHPEVRCGEETRIIPRVLAMRQAWSKSGREKMRLDEAGVTDQVLDAAMQAFILEVIAKHGEPARYLCNKDPFTLKSSVYLSRLFPNSKFLLMVRDGRASVHSMITRKVTIAGFDLNSYRDCLTKWNKAIEVMYSQCLEIGRARCLPVYYEQLVLHPEQSMQNIMRFLDISWSDSVLHHEELIGKPGGVSLSKIERSTDQVIKPVNMEALSKWIGHIPGDVLQDMAHIAPMLARLGYDPYANPPNYGHPDPLVVNNTHRVLKGDYKTPANLKGHLQVTQNTSSSH from the exons ATGGCTGCTCTGACAGTGCTGTTCTCTTGCAGATGCCCGTGGGGTTGGACACTCACTAGCAGAGAGCTGaagcccccagcctgtgcccaggagagcaggatgcGGGTCACCACGcgcagggtgctgctgctgctgggctcgGTGGCGGCCCTGATGGTGACCCTGCACCTCGGGCAGCAAGTCCTGGAGTGCCAGCAGGTCCTGAGCGAGAGGAGGCACAGGCTGATGAGGCCGGAGAACGAGGAGCTGGTGATGGTGGACGCCAACCACGTGGAGTACCGCTACAGCAAGGACATGCCCCTGATCTTCATCGGCGGCGTCCCCCGCAGCGGCACCACGCTGATGAGGGCCATGCTGGACGCCCACCCCGAGGTGCGCTGCGGGGAGGAGACCCGCATCATCCCCCGCGTGCTGGCCATGCGCCAGGCCTGGTCCAAGTCCGGCCGCGAGAAGATGCGGCTGGACGAGGCGGGGGTGACGGACCAGGTGCTGGACGCGGCCATGCAGGCCTTCATCCTGGAAGTGATCGCCAAGCACGGCGAGCCCGCCAGGTACCTGTGCAACAAGGACCCCTTCACGCTGAAATCCTCCGTGTACCTGTCCCGGCTGTTCCCCAACTCCAAGTTCCTGCTGATGGTGCGGGACGGGCGCGCCTCGGTGCACTCCATGATCACGCGCAAGGTGACCATCGCCGGCTTCGACCTGAACAGCTACCGGGACTGCCTGACCAAGTGGAACAAGGCCATCGAGGTGATGTACTCCCAGTGCCTGGAGATCGGCCGCGCCCGCTGCCTGCCCGTCTACTACgagcagctggtgctgcaccCCGAGCAGTCCATGCAGAACATCATGAGGTTCCTGGACATCTCCTGGAGCGACTCGGTGCTGCACCACGAGGAGCTCATCGGGAAGCCCGGTGGGGTGTCCCTTTCCAA GATAGAGAGGTCAACAGACCAGGTGATCAAGCCGGTGAACATGGAGGCGTTATCCAAATGGATCGGGCACATCCCGGGGGATGTGCTGCAGGACATGGCCCACATCGCCCCCatgctggccaggctgggctaCGACCCCTACGCCAACCCCCCCAACTACGGCCACCCCGACCCCCTGGTTGTCAACAACACGCACAGG GTTTTAAAGGGAGATTATAAAACACCGGCCAATCTCAAAGGTCACCTGCAG GTGACTCAGAACACATCATCTTCTCACTAA
- the TPST2 gene encoding protein-tyrosine sulfotransferase 2 isoform X3, translating into MRVTTRRVLLLLGSVAALMVTLHLGQQVLECQQVLSERRHRLMRPENEELVMVDANHVEYRYSKDMPLIFIGGVPRSGTTLMRAMLDAHPEVRCGEETRIIPRVLAMRQAWSKSGREKMRLDEAGVTDQVLDAAMQAFILEVIAKHGEPARYLCNKDPFTLKSSVYLSRLFPNSKFLLMVRDGRASVHSMITRKVTIAGFDLNSYRDCLTKWNKAIEVMYSQCLEIGRARCLPVYYEQLVLHPEQSMQNIMRFLDISWSDSVLHHEELIGKPGGVSLSKIERSTDQVIKPVNMEALSKWIGHIPGDVLQDMAHIAPMLARLGYDPYANPPNYGHPDPLVVNNTHRVLKGDYKTPANLKGHLQVTQNTSSSH; encoded by the exons atgcGGGTCACCACGcgcagggtgctgctgctgctgggctcgGTGGCGGCCCTGATGGTGACCCTGCACCTCGGGCAGCAAGTCCTGGAGTGCCAGCAGGTCCTGAGCGAGAGGAGGCACAGGCTGATGAGGCCGGAGAACGAGGAGCTGGTGATGGTGGACGCCAACCACGTGGAGTACCGCTACAGCAAGGACATGCCCCTGATCTTCATCGGCGGCGTCCCCCGCAGCGGCACCACGCTGATGAGGGCCATGCTGGACGCCCACCCCGAGGTGCGCTGCGGGGAGGAGACCCGCATCATCCCCCGCGTGCTGGCCATGCGCCAGGCCTGGTCCAAGTCCGGCCGCGAGAAGATGCGGCTGGACGAGGCGGGGGTGACGGACCAGGTGCTGGACGCGGCCATGCAGGCCTTCATCCTGGAAGTGATCGCCAAGCACGGCGAGCCCGCCAGGTACCTGTGCAACAAGGACCCCTTCACGCTGAAATCCTCCGTGTACCTGTCCCGGCTGTTCCCCAACTCCAAGTTCCTGCTGATGGTGCGGGACGGGCGCGCCTCGGTGCACTCCATGATCACGCGCAAGGTGACCATCGCCGGCTTCGACCTGAACAGCTACCGGGACTGCCTGACCAAGTGGAACAAGGCCATCGAGGTGATGTACTCCCAGTGCCTGGAGATCGGCCGCGCCCGCTGCCTGCCCGTCTACTACgagcagctggtgctgcaccCCGAGCAGTCCATGCAGAACATCATGAGGTTCCTGGACATCTCCTGGAGCGACTCGGTGCTGCACCACGAGGAGCTCATCGGGAAGCCCGGTGGGGTGTCCCTTTCCAA GATAGAGAGGTCAACAGACCAGGTGATCAAGCCGGTGAACATGGAGGCGTTATCCAAATGGATCGGGCACATCCCGGGGGATGTGCTGCAGGACATGGCCCACATCGCCCCCatgctggccaggctgggctaCGACCCCTACGCCAACCCCCCCAACTACGGCCACCCCGACCCCCTGGTTGTCAACAACACGCACAGG GTTTTAAAGGGAGATTATAAAACACCGGCCAATCTCAAAGGTCACCTGCAG GTGACTCAGAACACATCATCTTCTCACTAA
- the TFIP11 gene encoding tuftelin-interacting protein 11 yields MSMSHLYGTDGDDGVEMESFEVSDWDLQNEFNPHRQRHRQTKEEATYGVWAERDSDEERPSFGGKRSRDYSAPVSFVSAGLRKAAAEELSDEDSDDDEKPVKQEEIPKEFVPKKLKTGGNFKPSQKGFVGGSKSFVDFGSWERHTKGIGQKLLQKMGYVPGRGLGKNAQGIINPIEAKQRKGKGAVGAYGSERTTQSLQDFPVVDSEEEAEEEFQKELSQWRKDPNGGKKKPKYSYKTVEELKAKGRISKQLAAPQKELSQVKVIDMTGREQKVYYSYSQISHKHNIPDDSPQQPLGKDSKPQGFALPELEHNLQLLIDITEQEIIQSDRQLQYERDMVVNLSHEIQKMAEVLSHEEKAISNLSKVLDMVEECERRMQPGCENPLTLDECAKIFETLQDKYYEEYRMSDRVDLAVAIVYPLMKEYFKNWDPLKDCTYGTEIIAKWKSLLENDQLLSHSGQDLSTDAFHRLMWEIWMPYVRNIVARWQPRNCGSMVDFLDSWVNVVPVWILDNILDQLIFPKLQKEVESWNPLTDTVPIHSWIHPWLPLMQARLEPLYSPIRNKLANALQKWHPSDSSAKLILQPWKDVFTPGSWEAFMVKNIVPKLGMCLNELIINPHQQHMDAFYWVIDWEGMISVSSLVGLLEKHFFPKWLQVLCSWLSNSPNYEEITKWYLGWKSMFSDQVLAHPSIKDKFNEALDIMNRAVSSSVGGYMQPGARENIAYLTHTERRKDFQYEAMQERREAENMAQRGIGAAAGSVPMNFKDLIQTKAEEHNIVFMPVIGKRHEGKQLYTFGRIVIYIDRGVVFVQGEKTWVPTSLQSLIDMAK; encoded by the exons ATGTCGATGTCGCACCTGTACGGCACGGACGGAGACGATGGCGTGGAGATGGAGAGCTTCGAGGTGTCGGACTGGGACCTGCAGAACGAATTCAACCCGCACCGGCAGCGACACCGCCAGACCAAGGAGGAGGCGACCTACGGCGTGTGGGCCGAGCGCGACTCGGACGAGGAGCGGCCCAGCTTCGGAGGGAAGCG CTCCAGGGATTACTCGGCCCCCGTGAGCTTCGTGAGCGCTGGGCTGAGGAAGGCGGCGGCCGAGGAGCTCTCGGATGAGGACTCGGATGATGATGAGAAGCCTGTGAAGCAGGAGGAGATTCCCAAGGAGTTTGTGCCCAAGAAGTTAAAGACA GGTGGAAATTTCAAGCCCAGCCAGAAAGGCTTCGTAGGAGGCTCCAAGTCCTTTGTGGATTTTGGCAGCTGGGAGAGACACACTAAAGGAATTGGGCAGAAGCTTCTCCAGAAGATGGGATATGTCCCTGGAAGGGGTCTGGGGAAGAATGCTCAAG GAATCATCAACCCCATCGAGGCCAAGCAGAGGAAAGGCAAAGGTGCTGTGGGCGCTTACGGCTCCGAGAGGACCACGCAGTCCTTGCAGGACTTCCCTGTGGTGGACTCAGAAGAGGAAGCTGAGGAG GAATTTCAGAAGGAGCTCAGCCAGTGGCGGAAGGACCCGAATGGAGGCAAGAAAAAGCCCAAGTACAGCTACAAGACAGTGGAAGAGCTGAAAGCCAAGGGCAGGATCAGCAAGCAGCTTGCAGCCCCTCAGAAGGAGCTGTCTCAGGTCAAG GTGATCGACATGACGGGCCGGGAGCAGAAGGTTTATTACAGCTACAGCCAGATCAGCCACAAGCACAACATCCCTGATGacagcccccagcagcccctgggcaagGACTCCAAGCCCCAGGGCTTTGCCCTGCCCGAGCTGGAGCACAACCTGCAGCTGCTCATCGACATCACGGAGCAGGAGATCATCCAGAGCGACCGGCAGCTGCAGTACGAGAGGGACATGGTGGTCAACCTCAGCCATGAGATCCAGAAGATGGCTGAGGTGCTGTCCCACGAGGAGAAGGCCATCAGCAACCTCAGCAAGGTGCTGGACATGGTGGAGGAGTGTGAGAGGCGGATGCAGCCGGGCTGTGAGAACCCTCTGACCCTGGATGAGTGTGCAAAGATCTTTGAGACCCTGCAGGACAAGTACTACGAGGAGTACAGGATGTCAGACAGGGTGGACCTGGCAGTGGCCATAGTTTATCCTCTCATGAAGGAATACTTCAAGAACTGGGATCCCCTCAAG GACTGTACATATGGCACAGAGATCATAGCCAAGTGGAAGAGCCTTCTGGAAAATGATCAGCTGTTATCCCACAGTGGGCAGGACCTGTCAACAGATGCTTTCCACAG ACTGATGTGGGAGATCTGGATGCCATATGTCAGGAACATCGTGGCACGGTGGCAGCCGAGGAACTGTGGATCCATGGTGGATTTCTTGGATAGCTGGGTGAACGTTGTCCCTGTGTGGATACTGGATAACATTCTGGATCAGCTCATCTTCCCGAAGCTGCAGAAGGAG GTGGAGAGCTGGAACCCTCTGACGGACACTGTGCCAATCCACTCGTGGATCCACCCCTGGCTGCCGCTGATGCAGGCGCGCCTGGAGCCGCTCTACTCGCCCATCCGCAACAAGCTGGCCAATGCCCTGCAGAAGTGGCACCCCAGCGACTCCTCTGCCAAGCTCATCCTCCAGCCCTGGAAGGATGTGTTCACTCCTGGCTCCTGGGAGGCTTTCATGGTCAAGAACATCGTGCCTAAACTCG GAATGTGTCTGAATGAGCTCATCATCAACCCTCACCAGCAGCACATGGATGCTTTTTACTGGGTGATCGACTGGGAGGGGATGATTTCTGTCTCCAGCCTCGTTGGGCTGCTGGAGAAACATTTCTTCCCAAAGTGGCTGCAG GTGCTCTGCTCTTGGCTCAGTAACAGCCCCAACTACGAAGAGATCACCAAGTGGTACCTGGGCTGGAAGTCCATGTTCTCAGACCAGGTGCTGGCACATCCCTCCATCAAAGACAAGTTCAACGAAGCCCTTGACATCATGAACAGGGCTGTGTCCTCCAGCGTGG GTGGGTACATGCAGCCGGGTGCCCGGGAGAACATCGCGTACCTGACGCACACGGAGCGGCGCAAGGACTTCCAGTACGAGGCCATGCAGGAGCGGCGCGAGGCCGAGAACATGGCCCAGCGCGGCATCGGCGCCGCCGCCGGCTCCGTGCCCATGAACTTCAAGGACCTCATCCAGACCAAGGCCGAGGAGCACAACATCGTCTTCATGCCCGTCATCGGCAAGAGGCACGAGGGCAAGCAGCTCTACACCTTCGGCAGGATCGTCATCTACATCGACAGGGGCGTGGTGTTCGTGCAAGGGGAGAAGACCTGGGTGCCCACCTCGCTGCAGAGCCTCATTGACATGGCCAAGTGA